DNA from Paraburkholderia sp. ZP32-5:
CGACGGCTGAATCATGCGCCGCCGGAGCATGATTGATTGACGGCCGATTCACGATTGACGCCCGGCTGATTTCACATTTTGAGGCGCGCTCGCCAAACTGTGCGACGCGCCTCATTTTTAGTTGAAAAACCCTTCGAATCACTCGCCGTTTATGCCGGGAAAAGTCTCAAACGGCGTTCTCGGCGAGAAACTCCGATTAGCGGAAACCCGCATCAGATGGGGCTTTGCGGCTATGCCCTCTACGCTCCAAGCGGCTCTCATGGGATAAGCGCTATTAGTGTTCTTCCCACTTTCTCAAAAAATTCCCCCAATTTAATTTGTTAGCCTACACTTGCGCGCAAGTACGGTTTGCCACCTGTCACAAACAGTCCGGCAATCGTGCTGGCCAAGTGCATGAACGATGCAACCGGCGTGGTCGTCCACGGGACTGAGCGACACGAGTTGGGGAAGCGGGGCACAAGGGCGATTACGTTGTTTTGACCGAAACTGGAGACTTACATGATCATCAAAATTCAAAAGCTGTTGCCGATCAGCGCTGCGGCGATGCTGTTCGCGACGTTGGCAACATCGGCCGCTGCCGACACGGTCGTCAAGATCGGTCACGTTGCGCCGTTGACTGGCGGTATCGCTCACCTGGGTAAAGACAACGAAAACGGCGCACGCCTGGCCGTGGAAGAAATCAACGCCAAGGGTCTGACGATCGGCGGCCAGAAGATCACGCTGCAACTCGACGCGCAGGACGACGCGGCTGACCCCCGCACCGCCACGCAGGTTGCGCAGAAGCTCGTCGACGACAAGGTCGTCGCCGTGGTCGGCCACCTGAACTCGGGCACTTCGATTCCGGCTTCGAAGATCTATAGCGATGCAGGCATCGTGCAGATCTCGCCGTCGGCGACGAACCCGGCGTACACGCAGCAAGGCTTCAAGACGACGTACCGCGTCGTTGCGACCGATGCGCAACAAGGCCCGGCGCTCGCGAACTACGCGGCCAAGGGTATGAAGATCAAGTCGGTCGCGATCGTCGACGACTCGACCGCATACGGCCAGGGTCTCGCGAACGAATTCGAGAAGACCGCCAAGGCGCTCGGCCTGAACGTGGTGTCGCATGACGCGACCAACGACAAGGCTGTCGACTTCCGCGCGATTCTGACGAAGATCAAGGGCGAAAACCCGGACGCGATCATGTACGGCGGCATGGACGCCACCGGCGGCCCGTTCGCGAAGCAGGCGAAGCAGCTCGGCCTGCGCGCGAAAGTGCTCGC
Protein-coding regions in this window:
- a CDS encoding branched-chain amino acid ABC transporter substrate-binding protein; the protein is MIIKIQKLLPISAAAMLFATLATSAAADTVVKIGHVAPLTGGIAHLGKDNENGARLAVEEINAKGLTIGGQKITLQLDAQDDAADPRTATQVAQKLVDDKVVAVVGHLNSGTSIPASKIYSDAGIVQISPSATNPAYTQQGFKTTYRVVATDAQQGPALANYAAKGMKIKSVAIVDDSTAYGQGLANEFEKTAKALGLNVVSHDATNDKAVDFRAILTKIKGENPDAIMYGGMDATGGPFAKQAKQLGLRAKVLAGDGVCTDKLSDLAGDATDNIVCSEAGMALEKMAGGKAFEAKYEKRFGQPIQIYAPFTYDAVYIIVDAMKRAGSTDPAKILAAMPTTDYKGVIGETTFDSKGDLQHGVISLYNYKQGKKTLLDVVKM